The Thermus oshimai DSM 12092 genome contains the following window.
GACCTTCAGGTCCACCTGGCCGAAGGTGGTCTCCAGCTTGCGGGGGTAGTAGCCGTTCCTGCGGCCTCCGTGCACCTGCAAGAAGGCCGTCCGGTCCAGCTCCAGAACCGTCTGCAGAACCTCGGCTACTGTCTCCCGCACCGCTTCCCTCAGCAAGATCCGCAGGGTATCCTGATCCAAGGGGCACCTCCTCCGTCTAAGGTGTGCCCCCCTATTAAACACAGACCCTTACACATAATTCCTTACACGACCGTAATGGCAGGTGTTGACGGGTGTCGTCATGGTGCCCTAACCTCATCTTAGGGCGTGGGAGCTCTGAGAGGGGGGAAGGGGTGATATGGGAACGACCGTTGTGCTCGCAAAGAGTGCGCGGATGCTAGGCCAGGCCGCGCGTGGTCTGCCTTCCGCCCGTACTTTGGAGCTTCGGGAGCTGACCTCCTACGCCGAGAGGTTGCGGAGCGAGGTGGAGGAGAGGTGGGGGGAGCTACCTCAGGACCTGCGCCGGGAGCTCGCGGTCCTGGCCCGTTCCTGGGAGAGCGGACCCCCT
Protein-coding sequences here:
- a CDS encoding transposase encodes the protein MFNRGAHLRRRRCPLDQDTLRILLREAVRETVAEVLQTVLELDRTAFLQVHGGRRNGYYPRKLETTFGQVDLKV